From a region of the Streptomyces tirandamycinicus genome:
- a CDS encoding DegT/DnrJ/EryC1/StrS family aminotransferase, producing the protein MEARMRDRIGRECLYLPSCRLGLYVALRHWCRPGGRVLMSPVNDDVIFFVVLAAGLRPVQAPLDPRSGSIDESAVPEATWRTLDAVVTTNLYGNPDPAPGLRARCDALGIPLLEDAAHAIGSSVGGRPVGSYGEASVFSLSKHTAAKTGGFLTVADPALRNALREARDRLLTPSRPSAELAYALRPYAEASVRGLRLVRAARAVMRLLGMEERGGIRMPLRPGELRRAVAEAPALTPFHSWVRVDMHDYRISPGRARLHRTARLLDRLDDRLAAHLEGTRRLLASPWAAPGTGPVQPLFRVPLLVADRDAAVAALARHRITTGYLYDPPLDDYASGLFTDPPPDPEPARWFARHALPADPLRADRITAVLDAAGVRPAPPPPGAGPAGGPEGGVGG; encoded by the coding sequence CTGGAAGCGCGGATGCGCGACCGCATCGGCAGGGAGTGCCTCTACCTGCCGTCGTGCCGGCTCGGGCTGTACGTGGCACTGCGCCACTGGTGCAGACCCGGCGGACGGGTGCTGATGTCGCCCGTCAACGACGACGTCATCTTCTTCGTGGTGCTGGCGGCGGGCCTGCGCCCGGTGCAGGCACCCCTCGACCCGAGAAGCGGCTCGATCGACGAGTCCGCCGTCCCCGAGGCGACCTGGCGAACCCTGGACGCGGTCGTCACGACCAATCTGTACGGCAACCCCGACCCCGCACCCGGGCTGCGCGCCCGCTGCGACGCGCTGGGCATCCCGCTGCTGGAGGACGCGGCGCACGCGATCGGGTCGAGCGTCGGCGGACGACCCGTCGGCTCCTACGGGGAGGCGTCCGTCTTCAGCCTCTCCAAGCACACCGCCGCCAAGACCGGGGGCTTCCTCACGGTCGCCGACCCGGCCCTGCGGAACGCCCTCCGGGAGGCACGCGACCGCCTGCTCACCCCCTCCCGGCCGTCGGCCGAACTCGCCTACGCCCTGCGGCCGTACGCGGAGGCCTCGGTGCGCGGGCTGCGCCTGGTCCGGGCGGCGCGGGCCGTGATGCGGCTGCTCGGCATGGAGGAGCGCGGGGGGATACGGATGCCGCTGCGGCCCGGCGAACTGCGGAGGGCGGTCGCCGAGGCCCCCGCGCTCACACCGTTCCACTCCTGGGTGCGGGTCGACATGCACGACTACCGGATCAGCCCCGGGCGCGCCCGGCTCCACCGCACCGCGCGGCTGCTCGACCGCCTCGACGACCGCCTCGCGGCCCATCTCGAAGGCACCCGGCGGCTGCTGGCGAGCCCCTGGGCGGCGCCCGGCACCGGCCCCGTCCAGCCGCTCTTCCGCGTCCCGCTGCTGGTGGCCGACCGGGACGCGGCCGTCGCCGCACTGGCCCGGCACCGCATCACCACCGGCTATCTGTACGACCCGCCGCTCGACGACTACGCCTCCGGGCTGTTCACCGACCCGCCGCCCGACCCGGAACCGGCCCGCTGGTTCGCCCGCCACGCCCTGCCGGCCGACCCGCTGAGGGCGGACCGGATCACCGCCGTCCTGGACGCGGCGGGCGTCCGGCCGGCCCCGCCGCCACCGGGAGCGGGGCCGGCCGGAGGCCCCGAGGGCGGGGTCGGTGGCTGA
- a CDS encoding lipopolysaccharide biosynthesis protein, giving the protein MAETTRVRAPGTATGGTAPSGGAPGGTAPSGEAPGGSAGGASMFRNAYALMLSTGVSAALGLGFWLVAARYFTEEAVGQGSAAIAAMRLLASITATTMIGAVVRYVPRAGRATGPLVWRAYAVSSAVVCVACAAFLVTLDLWGPSYAPLRGPVAGAVFTAACVGWALLTLQDGVLTGLREAVWVPVGNAVFSVGKLLLLVVFAGALPVLGVFVSWAAAIALSVLPLGWLVFRRLIPRHAAAEGDREPPRMRDVGRFLAGDSVGALFSLAMINLLPVMVAVRFDAAHNGFFYIAYTVGGTMEFMAINMASSLTAHASHSPGSLADGVRGALRRMALLLVPVVAVLVVFAPVILAPFGADYAEHGTTVLRLLAAAALPRVVVELYIGVLRVQGRTGVLAALQGAMCAMVLGSAAVLMGPAGISGAGLAMLLSMALMALVSAPGLRAALAGREPRPACGTRLFARRRRAAADGFGTTWARRAAAGRASEGPASEGRESEGPLSEGPLSAGRASDAAGEAGDRAREAVLLRELREAGETREAGETREAGEAGELTEAGDPAPGTPVHQAGAPAPRTPVHQAWTPAPRTPAHGPREGLPAAGRGGEYGAVAWLWLLLGIAAGLFWFPLARAGDVPPGPLTGPELLHALPPPTVAAGVLLVVVYSGAVALSRLRPVLLTAALLTTTAALHTAPALLGVRPPPVSGPGHEALAGLLTGPVGIAGPAELRAVLPPLLQLLCLGLAATALRALGAPGRTTAAAVWVLAVAGWAAQGAFAAAALPVSAGFLTAAVAALVHRRTGRRDGRRKSLSGSGPAA; this is encoded by the coding sequence GTGGCTGAGACGACCCGGGTGCGGGCGCCCGGTACCGCCACCGGCGGGACGGCTCCCTCCGGTGGGGCGCCCGGCGGGACGGCTCCCTCCGGCGAGGCGCCCGGCGGGTCCGCGGGCGGCGCCTCCATGTTCCGCAACGCCTATGCGCTGATGCTCTCCACCGGCGTCTCCGCCGCCCTGGGGCTGGGCTTCTGGCTGGTGGCCGCCCGGTACTTCACCGAGGAGGCCGTGGGGCAGGGGTCGGCCGCCATCGCGGCGATGCGGCTGCTCGCGTCGATCACCGCGACCACGATGATCGGCGCGGTGGTGCGGTACGTCCCCAGGGCCGGACGGGCGACCGGGCCGCTGGTGTGGCGGGCGTACGCGGTCAGTTCGGCCGTCGTGTGCGTGGCGTGCGCGGCCTTCCTCGTCACCCTCGACCTGTGGGGGCCGTCGTACGCCCCGCTGCGGGGCCCCGTCGCCGGAGCGGTCTTCACCGCCGCCTGCGTCGGCTGGGCGTTGCTCACCCTGCAGGACGGGGTGCTGACCGGGCTGCGCGAGGCCGTCTGGGTACCGGTGGGCAACGCGGTGTTCTCCGTTGGCAAGCTGCTGCTGCTCGTCGTGTTCGCGGGCGCCCTCCCCGTCCTCGGCGTGTTCGTGTCGTGGGCGGCGGCGATCGCCCTGTCCGTACTGCCGCTCGGCTGGCTGGTGTTCCGCCGCCTGATACCCCGCCACGCCGCCGCCGAGGGCGACCGCGAGCCGCCGCGGATGCGGGACGTCGGGCGGTTTCTCGCCGGGGACTCGGTCGGCGCCCTCTTCTCCCTGGCGATGATCAACCTGCTGCCGGTGATGGTCGCCGTCCGCTTCGACGCCGCCCACAACGGCTTCTTCTACATCGCCTACACCGTCGGCGGCACGATGGAGTTCATGGCCATCAACATGGCCTCCTCGCTCACCGCGCACGCCTCGCACAGCCCCGGCAGCCTCGCCGACGGGGTGCGCGGTGCGCTGCGCCGGATGGCGCTGCTGCTGGTGCCGGTCGTCGCCGTCCTCGTCGTCTTCGCGCCGGTGATCCTCGCGCCGTTCGGCGCCGACTACGCGGAGCACGGCACGACCGTGCTGAGGCTGCTGGCCGCTGCCGCGCTGCCCCGGGTCGTCGTGGAGCTGTACATCGGGGTCCTGCGCGTGCAGGGCCGCACGGGCGTCCTCGCCGCCCTCCAGGGCGCGATGTGCGCGATGGTGCTGGGCAGCGCCGCGGTCCTGATGGGCCCGGCCGGGATCTCGGGCGCGGGCCTGGCGATGCTGCTGTCCATGGCGCTGATGGCGCTGGTCTCCGCGCCGGGCCTCCGGGCGGCCCTAGCCGGGCGGGAGCCCCGGCCGGCGTGCGGGACACGGCTGTTCGCGCGGCGGCGGCGCGCCGCGGCCGACGGCTTCGGCACGACCTGGGCGCGACGGGCCGCGGCGGGGCGGGCGTCCGAGGGGCCGGCGTCCGAAGGGCGGGAGTCCGAGGGGCCATTGTCCGAGGGGCCGTTGTCCGCAGGGCGGGCCTCCGACGCGGCAGGGGAGGCCGGGGACCGGGCGCGGGAGGCCGTCCTTCTGCGGGAGCTGAGGGAGGCGGGGGAGACGAGGGAGGCGGGGGAGACGAGGGAGGCGGGGGAGGCGGGGGAGCTGACGGAGGCGGGGGACCCGGCGCCCGGCACACCGGTGCATCAGGCGGGGGCCCCGGCGCCCCGCACACCGGTGCATCAGGCGTGGACCCCGGCGCCCCGCACACCCGCGCACGGACCACGGGAGGGGCTCCCGGCCGCCGGGCGCGGCGGGGAGTACGGCGCCGTCGCCTGGCTGTGGCTGCTGCTGGGGATCGCGGCCGGCCTGTTCTGGTTCCCGCTGGCGCGGGCGGGGGACGTTCCGCCCGGGCCGCTGACGGGCCCCGAGTTGCTGCACGCGCTGCCGCCGCCGACGGTGGCTGCCGGGGTGCTGCTGGTGGTCGTGTACAGCGGTGCCGTGGCGCTGAGCCGGCTGCGGCCTGTCCTGCTCACGGCCGCTCTGCTCACCACCACCGCCGCGCTGCACACCGCGCCCGCGCTGCTGGGCGTGCGGCCTCCGCCCGTCTCCGGGCCGGGTCACGAGGCGCTGGCGGGCCTGCTGACCGGGCCGGTGGGGATCGCCGGCCCGGCGGAGCTGCGCGCGGTCCTGCCACCCCTGCTGCAGCTGCTGTGCCTGGGGCTGGCCGCCACCGCCCTGCGGGCCCTGGGTGCGCCCGGCCGGACCACCGCGGCGGCGGTGTGGGTCCTGGCGGTGGCGGGCTGGGCGGCCCAGGGCGCCTTCGCCGCCGCGGCGCTGCCGGTGTCGGCCGGTTTCCTGACGGCGGCGGTGGCGGCGCTCGTCCACCGCCGTACGGGCCGGCGCGACGGGCGGCGGAAGTCCCTCAGCGGCTCGGGACCGGCTGCCTGA